A region of Lycium barbarum isolate Lr01 chromosome 3, ASM1917538v2, whole genome shotgun sequence DNA encodes the following proteins:
- the LOC132630548 gene encoding probable glutathione S-transferase, whose protein sequence is MAEVKLLGIWYSPFSHRVEWALQIKGVKYEYIEEDLQNKSSLLLESNPIHQKIPVLIHNGKAICESMVIVEYIDETFEGPSILPKDPYERAIARFWIKFFEDKGQAVGKTFFLKEEDQEKGKEELCEMLKILDNELKDKKFFVGDKFGFADIGANVLGLWLGVFEEITGVVLAKREKYPNFCAWRDEYINCTQNKKHLPPRDELLDKFKSRFQAAQAASAAK, encoded by the exons ATGGCAGAAGTAAAGTTGCTTGGTATTTGGTATAGCCCTTTTAGTCATAGAGTTGAGTGGGCTCTACAGATTAAGGGAGTGAAATATGAATACATAGAAGAAGATCTACAAAATAAGAGCTCTCTACTTCTTGAATCTAATCCCATTCACCAAAAAATCCCAGTGCTAATTCACAATGGCAAGGCCATTTGTGAGTCAATGGTAATTGTTGAGTACATTGATGAGACCTTCGAAGGTCCTTCCATCTTGCCTAAAGACCCTTATGAACGAGCTATAGCCCGTTTTTGGATTAAATTTTTTGAAGATAAG GGGCAAGCAGTGGGGAAAACTTTCTTTCTCAAAGAAGAGGATCAAGAGAAAGGTAAAGAGGAACTTTGTGAAATGCTGAAAATTCTTGATAATGAGCTCAAGGATAAGAAGTTCTTTGTGGGTGACAAATTTGGATTTGCTGATATTGGTGCAAATGTATTGGGACTTTGGCTGGGAGTTTTTGAAGAAATAACTGGAGTTGTTTTggcaaaaagagaaaaatatcCAAATTTTTGTGCATGGAGAGATGAATACATTAACTGCACCCAAAACAAGAAACATTTACCTCCAAGAGATGAATTGCTTGACAAATTCAAAAGTCGCTTCCAAGCTGCTCAAGCTGCATCTGCTGCCAAATGA
- the LOC132630549 gene encoding uncharacterized protein LOC132630549: MGDAVFKEMKEHWESAAFKKKFEQNKKNRDSNAGASLHTGGCIPHRVIYKRMNNFERKKQELSASQSASVVAGDTNSASQSSQLSEMDIWVQFVGGKKKGRVAGLVSLGRSVKAHKQSTSALAGEIDEMIKSQVHASNADLYAKCGKNDAKIRG, from the exons ATGGGGGATGCTGTATTCAAGGAGATGAAGGAGCATTGGGAGTCTGCTGCATTCAAGAAAAAGTTCGAACAAAACAAGAAGAATCGTGATTCAAATGCTGGTGCATCACTTCATACAGGTGGTTGCATACCTCATCGAGTCATCTATAAGAGAATG aataattttgaaagaaagaaacaagAATTATCAGCTTCTCAAAGTGCATCTGTTGTGGCAGGAGACACTAATTCAGCTAGCCAATCTTCTCAATTAAGTGAAATGGATATCTGGGTGCAATTTGTTGGtggaaagaaaaaaggaagagTTGCGGGTCTTGTCTCGTTGGGTCGATCTGTAAAAGCACATAAGCAATCAACATCGGCTTTAGCGGGAGAAATTGATGAGATGATTAAATCCCAGGTACATGCTTCCAATGCTGACTTGTATGCTAAGTGCGGGAAGAACGACGCAAAAATAAGAGGATGA